The following are encoded together in the Oncorhynchus kisutch isolate 150728-3 linkage group LG8, Okis_V2, whole genome shotgun sequence genome:
- the LOC109895269 gene encoding piggyBac transposable element-derived protein 4-like, producing MTAGLQGHSMTCDNFCNFCSWSGVAPKKMTMLGTVRRYKPELPTALLTTKDRDRFSSKSAFTDTQIRVSYCPKKKKNVLLMTTLHSDASIRGDRKPKAVLDYNRNKGGVDNLDEVTGTYSCKRMTARWHMVFFNILDVSAYKAFVVWMEVISGWKQGKFFKRRLFLEELGKAMVAPLIQRHKHLPPTPSSAGLVRDIQGPEARSTAARDRRDKRKRCNLCAPRDVKTSIVCHKCSAHATTTTYCTTCA from the exons ATGACTGCAGGTCTCCAGGGGCACAGCATGACATGTGACAATTTCTGCAATTTCTGCTCTTGGTCAGGAGTTGCTCCAAAAAAAATGACTATGTTGGGGACTGTCAGAAGGTACAAGCCTGAGTTACCCACTGCTTTACTCACTACCAAGGACAGGGATCGTTTTTCCTCTAAATCTGCCTTCACCGATACACAGATTCGTGTGTCCTACTGCccgaagaaaaagaagaatgtgCTCCTGATGACAACTCTGCACAGCGATGCCTCTATCAGGGGGGACAGGAAGCCCAAAGCTGTCCTGGATTACAACAGGAACAAAGGGGGAGTTGACAACCTTGATGAG GTTACTGGCACATACTCTTGTAAGAGGATGACGGCACGTTGGCACATGGTGTTCTTCAATATCCTAGATGTGTCGGCCTACAAGGCGTTTGTGGTGTGGATGGAGGTGATTTCAGGCTGGAAGCAGGGGAAATTCTTCAAGAGGAGACTATTCCTAGAAGAGTTGGGGAAAGCCATGGTGGCACCCCTCATTCAAAGGCACAAACACCTTCCTCCAACACCATCCTCTGCTGGATTGGTGAGAGATATACAAGGGCCAGAAGCAAGATCTACGGCcgccagagacagaagagacaaaaGGAAGAGGTGCAATCTGTGTGCACCAAGGGATGTCAAAACGAGCATCGTGTGCCATAAATGTAGTGCACATGCAACAACCACCACGTATTGTACAACATGTGCGTGA